One Pseudomonas sp. B21_DOA genomic window, TTCCTGGTGGGCCGTGACGTGATCATGTCCAACCTCATCGTCGCCTGGGGCGTACTCAACGCCGGGCGTCGTCCACCCAACTCATGCTTTATCAAGGTGCCGCTCGATTTGCGCGATGCTCATGGTTTGGCTGCATTGGCGATGATCTGCACTGTGGTGCCCGGCACCGTATGGTCGGAGCTGGCGCTGGACCGCAGTGTTTTGCTACTGCATGTCTGGGATCTGCACGACGAAGCGCAGTTCATCGAGCACTTCAAAAGCACTTACGAGCGACCGTTGATGGAGATTTTCGAATGAGCCCATTGCTGTCGAATGCGATTCTGTTGACGCTGTTTCTGTACTGCGTAGCAATGGCACTGACCCTGGTGCGCCTGTTCAAAGGCCCTTCTGCTCAGGATCGGGTACTGGCGCTGGATTACCTGTACATAGTCGCCATGTTGATGATGCTGACCCTGGGTATTCGTTATGCCAGTGATACCTACTTCGAAGCGGCGCTGCTGATCGCGCTGTTCGGTTTCGTCGGCTCGTTTGCGCTGGCGAAATTCCTGCTGCGTGGCGAGGTGATCGAATGAATGCCGAATTGTCTTTATGGGTCGAGATTCCAGTGGCGGCCCTGCTGGTGCTCAGCGGTGTATTTACGCTGCTGGGCGCAACCGGATTGCTGCGCATGAAGGACTACTTCCAGCGCATGCATCCGCCGGCGCTGGCCTCGACGATCGGGGCCTGGTGCGTGGCGCTGGCATCGATCATCTGCTTTTCAGCACTGAAGTCCGGGCCGGTGGTGCATGCCTGGCTGATTCCGGTTCTGTTGGCGATCACCGTACCGGTAACCACGCTGCTGCTGGCGCGGGCGGCGTTGTTCCGCAAGCGCATGGCTGGGGATGATGTGCCGGCTGAGGTGAGCAGTCGTCAGACTGAAAGTGGTAACTGATGATTTTTCGGCGCCTGTGATGGCGCCATCGCTACAGTAGGAACGCGCCCTCCATTGTGGGAGCGAGCCTGCTCGCGAACAGGCCAGTCGGGGCATCGCCAATTCCGGATCGGCTCAAACCCACGCTACTGCCAACAACCCCGCCCCCAGCAGCGCACACAACGGCGAATACACCCAGGTATCCAGCCGCGCAAATCGCGAATCCTTCACTTCCTTAAAGAACCCGACCAGATTCGAATCACCGATCGCCCGAGCAAACATCAGCAACGCGATCGCGCTGATCACCCATTGCAGCGTCTTGTGCTGAACCGCCGGCATGCCCCAGCCGACCCGCATACAAACCAGCACCGCGATCACCAGCAGCGCAACCGCGACCAACAAAGTCAGCCAGCCTGAAGGCTTGAACGCCGGGCGCACTGTGGCGACGAAGCCAGACACCGGCACTTGCGGCACCACCGCCGCAGCCGCCCATTGCCCACCCAACGCCCAATACACGTGCATCAGGCCGATTGCCGCGAACACCGTCACCAGCCATTGGGCCAACACAAAGGTCATGGTTGAAATCCTTCAAAGGGATTTGAACAAACCATCGTAGTCGGATTTTCTGCCTATGCACGACCGGTCGGCGGTACGGTGCCTTGAGCGCGTTATTTCAGATCAGCCGCCACCTTGTCAGCCACATCCTTGGGCAACCACGCTTGCCAGACATCCGGATGCGCCTTCATGAACGCCACCGCCGCTTCACGAGGCGCAGTGTGCTTGTCACTCATATCCGCCAGTGCCTTGTTCAGGGGCTCGATCGGAAAGTCGACTTTGCTGAAAAACTCGGCAATTTGCGGATTCTGCTTTTGAAACGGTGTGGATACGCCGATTGACAGCTTCGATGCCAGCGAGCGGGTCGGTTGTGGATTGGGATTATCGGCGTCTGTCAGCGTCTTCCACGCCTCGGCATCGAACGGCGGCTCTTCCAGCTGCACCAGTTTGAATTTGCCAAGCAGCGGCGTCGGCGACCAGTAGTAGAACAGCACTGGTTTGCCGCGACGAATCGAAGAGCTGATCTCGGCATCCAGCGCAGCGCCGGAACCGCTGCGGAAGTTGGTGTAGTCGTCCTGCAAGCCATACGCCGTGAGCTTTTGCTTGTTGACCACTTCCGACGTCCAGCCGATCGGGCTGTTCAGGAAACGCCCTTTGCCCGGGCTCTCCGGGTCCTTGAACACGTCCTTGTATTTCTTCAGGTCAGTGACACTGCGCAGATCCGGCGCCAGCGGCTTGATGCCTTTGGCCGGGTCGCCCTTGATCACGTATTCCGGCACCCACCAGCCTTCAGTGGCGCCCTTCACCGTATCGCCCAGACCGACAACCTTGCCTTCTGCCTCGGCCTTGACCCAGACCGGGCTGCGACCGGCCCACTCCTCGCCAATCACCTGAATGTCGTTATTGGCCAGTGCGGTTTCCAGGGTGATGGTAGTGCCCGGCAGCGTGTCGGTCGGCAGGCCATAGCCTTTCTCGACGATCACCCGCAGCACCTCGGTGATCAGACTGCCGCTTTCCCAGTTCAGGTCGGCAAAATGGATCGGCGCCTGTGCCGCTTGCAGCGATTGCGCTGACGTCAGCAAACCAAAGGTGGCCACGCTGGCGGCCAGTAACCGTCGAAATCCGTTCATGCATTGCACCTCGTGCTGTTCACAGCTATGGCAAGTCTGGCCTGACGGGAGCGCAAGCCTCTGAATAACTCAGTCAACTGACTTTAGCCGAGGTTCCTGCTTTTTCCGGCGTCTGCTGCGCACGAGGTTACGTTTCAGACTTTTCCTGCAGGCTTTGCAGCTCACGTCTGACCATGCTGGCGTAGGCCGCCGGTTGCAATGCATAGATCTGCGACGCCACCCAACTCAGCCAGACACCTTGCAGTTCGTGCTTGCGGGCGAACAATCGCTGCGCTTCTTCGCGTACGCTCTCAAGGTTTTGCGAATGGAAATCTGCGCGGCTCACTCGCTGGCCTTGAAGGTAACCAATTCGCCCTTGCGCCATTTCGCGGCTTTGGCGGTGACGGCTTTCAGAGTTTTGGTCAGGCCTTCCTGCAACTGCTCATTAGCGGCAAATACAGTGACGACGCTATGGCCTTCCTTGAACAGGATCGCGTGACCGTCGGCGGTGCTGACGAACGCGTAGTCGCCCAAGCCGTAGACCGTCAGTTTGATGTCGCGAAAACGGATGTCCATCTTGCCGCCTTCACGGCTGGGCAGAACCGATGCAATGAAATGATCGCCAACCTTGAGTTTGAGCCCAGGTTTGTCATCGACCACTAACGCACTTTCGGTGTCGATTTCGGCGATGTAAATGCCTTCGGCGTTTTGCTCGGTGATGTAAACAAAACGTGATTGGAATTGCTTGACCAGCTTTGCACGCAAATCACCGAGCACGAACAAAGCATGCATATCGAGGTTACTGACTGCCAAAGATACATCCCCACATTTGAAAACCGCGCAGCGCAAAACGCCCACGGCAAAGACACGGCCAGGCCGATGAAAACTGCAAAAACACTCAAAAACCCGAAGCGAACGAAGCGCTCTTTAATCGCGAGGTTCGTAGCCTACTGGATTGTCATTAATGAAACCCGCTCCGAAATCGCCAAACCTTGAAGGAAAAAGCTTCAAGTGCGACTGGAGCAAATCTGACTACGAACTTTAGGGAAATTTCTCACGAAAAAAGCACTTTTCCGACATATCGCTGGCGAAAAATTGCTTTAGATAAGCCCGGTCGTCAGCAGGTACTGGCGATTCTAGAGCAGCGATGCTCATTACGACTACCCGCAACGGCCGTTAAATCCCGGCCGACTGATGAAAAGGACTTCATATGTGCAATTTGACTCATTTCGCCACGTCGGCCGAGGCACACATCAGCACACCTGCGACGGTGCAGGTTGCCAACGTCAGCAATCTTCCGACATGTTCTAACAATCATCAGAGCCTGCACTTTCAGGTAGTGCCAGCGGGCATCGCCTTCTTTCACATCAAGGAGATATCCACCGGGCGTGTCAGAGGTTTCCGCGGCAATCATAACGAAGCATGCGCTCTCGCCCGCTCGCTTGAATCAAAAATCGAACTCCGCGCCAGCGGCTGCCTCTGATAAGGGAAGTGAACGAACAAGCCGCAACGGCACCGACCCAGGAGTAGATGATGGAACTGCCAACCGAGCTCAACCTGACCACCCTTTTCGACCAGTTGGGCCTGCCGTCCGATGAAGCGTCGATCAATGACTTTGTCGAAGCCCATCCGCTGGACTCTGAGACCAAACTGATCGATGCCGATTTCTGGACGCCCCAACAGGCGCAATTACTCAAAGAGTGGCTGCGTGCTGACGGGGAAGAAGCGCCGATTGTCGATGAGCTGAACGTACGTTTGCATCGCGGTAAGTAAGGGCGTTCAGTGCAGGCTATGGCCGGGCTCGATGTTCAATTGTTCGAGCCAGGCAGCCTTGCACTCCTCCGCCTCATCGCGACTGGCGAAAGCCGTGCCGCGTCGCTCACCATTGAGCAAAACCACCCAGCACACACTGCGCCCCATCGCGCGTAATCCTTCCGGAACGCCGCTGCCGATCATTACTGCCACGTCTACCCTGCACTGCATGTGCCCTCCGAAATAATTAGCTGCCTAACTAAGTCGCCAGGTTAAAGCTTTCTCTCCAGAGGAAACAGCAATTGCCGTGCACAGATTCATTGCGTCAACGGTAACAATCTCAGCGCGGATTCTCTGGTTTGTAACCCAGACGCAAACCGCCCCAGTGTCGGCCGTTGATCAAGATTGGCACCGATAAGTCATGCATCAGCTCACCGGTGTCGCGCGTGTAAGTCTGCAACAGCACCGGTTGCTGATGGCTGCCGCAGCGGATACCGGTGCGATCAGTGAATTTGCGTTTGGTGCGGTTGTTCACCGTGTCGACCTGCACATCGCCGGTCAATGGCTGGCTGAATGCCTGGTTATGCGTCGGTACATAGCCCTGCTGCGTGCAGGCGATCGCAAACACCAAACCTTCATGACGAGCTAGCAGAGGCTCTTGAATCGCCGGCAAGACCTGATCGGTGTATCGATCAAACCGGGTCTGAAATTTGGCGGGTTCGGTGCCCGGAATCGGTTCGTAGCTGCGATCAAACAAATCATCCAGGCTGATCCGCCCCTGCTCGACATCCGCCTCGAAGCGCGCCGCGATCTGACTCGCACCTTCGCGGGCCAGGTCATAGATTCGCTGGTGATAGTCATCCAGACCCACTTCGGCCAGGCGCTCGCTGATGGTTTCCGCCTGCCCTTCCATCTGCACCGCTGCGTCGGCGAGGCGACGGGTCTGCTGATCGCTGATCGCCAGGTCGCTACGCATTTGCTCGATGGCATTGAACAATGCGTCGAGCTGCTCTCGATTGGTTTGCGCGCCACAGGCGATTTCACTGACCTGAGTTTCCACCCCGGCCGCGAGTCGCGCGATGTTCTCCAGATGCTGGCCGGTGTGTTCGACCTGTTCGACGCCGGTGTGCAGATCGCTCGACAACTCACGAATCTGCGCCACCACTTGCGCGGTGCGTTGCTGAATGTCAGCGACCATCTCACCGACCTCACCCGTGGCCGCCGCCGTACGCGCGGCCAGTCCGCGCACCTCGTCGGCGACCACTGCGAAACCGCGACCATGCTCACCGGCCCGGGCTGCTTCAATCGCAGCGTTCAACGCCAACAGATTGGTCTGGCTGGCAATCGACTGAATCACCAGCGTCACCCGCTGAATGTCGTCGCTGCGCACACTCAAGGCCTCGATCAATTCGCGACTGGCGTTGGCGCGTTGACTGAGTTGCTGCATGCGCGCAATCGAGTCGAGCAGTTCGCTGCGCCCCGCCGCGCTGCTGTGATGCGCTTGGCTGGCGGCATCCAGTGCGTCGCGACTGAGCTGTGAAGTCGCCTGTTCAGTTGCGATCATCACCTCGGCGTTGCTGACGATCTGCGCCGCCGCGTCGAGCTGCGATTCAAGTTTGCTTGCAAGGGCTTTTACCGAGAACGCGACACCGGCCGCAGAGAGTGCGTTGTGACTGGTGGTATAGGAAAGATCGCGGGTCAGTGCGGACAATGCGCTCGCACTATCGACCGGGGCAGCAGGAGCACTGCGCGAGCGCAGGCGCGGCAGCCAGACAATCAACACCGCCAGCGGCATGCCGATGTACAGCGACCACTCAGCCATAGCCATGCCGGCGAGCAAGAGCATCAGGGCGATGCTTTGCAGGGTCGGCGCGATCCAGCGGTTTTTCGGCAAAAGCATTGGTGCAGGCAGCGCCGCAACCAGAGATCCATCTCTCGTCATCTTGATCACCCCACGTTTGTTCTCATTGTTGTCACTGCATTAAACGCCACTACAACGCCATTATCCATGGTCCGTTAGTCGTGGGGGCTGTGGCAGGTCAATGGAACGACGGGGAAATATCGCAGACGAGCAAAAACAAAGATCGCAGTCTTCAGCGACGCCCAAATAGGAGCTGCCGAAGGCTGCGATCTCTTCAAGGTGCCCTGTTGTCAGGGTCACCCCACAGAATCAGGCCTGACGCTGGTGCTTGTCGATCTGCTCGTGACGCTCTTGAGCTTCGATGCAGTACTTGGTGGTCGGGCTGATCAGCAGGCGCTTCAGGCCGATGGCCTCACCGCTGTCGTCGCACCAGCCAAAGCTGTCATCCTTGATGCGCTCAAGGGCTTGTTCCAGTTGCGGCAGCATGCGCTGGTCGCGATCGATCGCGTTGACCAGCCAGGTGCGCTCTTCTTCAACCGAAGCCGCGTCCGCCGGGTCAGCCGGGGTGTCCAGGCTTTCGATGGCGATACGATTTTGCTCAATGCGCTCGTGGGTTTCGACTTTCATGTTCTGCAACAGCTCAGTGAAGAAAGCATGTTGCTCTGCATTCATGTAGTCATCTGCCGGCATGGCCAGCAACTTGTCCTTTGTCATTGATATCTCTATAAAAAAACGTGCATTAAGGCGAATAAGGGAGCGTTTCGGCGAACCGTGTCGGCCGTCGAAAAGGCATCGTTTTATTGCAAACGCCACCCGGCACTCAATTTACGAGGGGCGGCAGTCTAAGGCCCGATCAAGACCTCAGCAACTGTAAATACAGGGAATTTGTCCGACAGGACCTGGAAACTGCTCTGACACAGGCTTCACACGGCCATCGGAGTGCGTTTATAGCAAGAAATTCAGTCCAGCGGCTGTATATAGAAGACAAACGGCTAACCACACCCCGACGCACCGCGAAAACTTTTTATCGCAAGGTGCATCGTTTCACCCCGGCAGTTCCCGCACAGCCCTTCTATTATCAGGCCCACCGCGCGATCAACCTGCC contains:
- a CDS encoding Na+/H+ antiporter subunit E translates to MKRLFPAPWLSLALWILWLTLNLSVSPGNLLLGAALGFAAPLMMRKLRPKRARIRNPMAIVRLFFLVGRDVIMSNLIVAWGVLNAGRRPPNSCFIKVPLDLRDAHGLAALAMICTVVPGTVWSELALDRSVLLLHVWDLHDEAQFIEHFKSTYERPLMEIFE
- a CDS encoding K+/H+ antiporter subunit F translates to MSPLLSNAILLTLFLYCVAMALTLVRLFKGPSAQDRVLALDYLYIVAMLMMLTLGIRYASDTYFEAALLIALFGFVGSFALAKFLLRGEVIE
- a CDS encoding Na+/H+ antiporter subunit G, with protein sequence MNAELSLWVEIPVAALLVLSGVFTLLGATGLLRMKDYFQRMHPPALASTIGAWCVALASIICFSALKSGPVVHAWLIPVLLAITVPVTTLLLARAALFRKRMAGDDVPAEVSSRQTESGN
- a CDS encoding DUF3995 domain-containing protein, translated to MTFVLAQWLVTVFAAIGLMHVYWALGGQWAAAAVVPQVPVSGFVATVRPAFKPSGWLTLLVAVALLVIAVLVCMRVGWGMPAVQHKTLQWVISAIALLMFARAIGDSNLVGFFKEVKDSRFARLDTWVYSPLCALLGAGLLAVAWV
- a CDS encoding ABC transporter substrate-binding protein; translated protein: MNGFRRLLAASVATFGLLTSAQSLQAAQAPIHFADLNWESGSLITEVLRVIVEKGYGLPTDTLPGTTITLETALANNDIQVIGEEWAGRSPVWVKAEAEGKVVGLGDTVKGATEGWWVPEYVIKGDPAKGIKPLAPDLRSVTDLKKYKDVFKDPESPGKGRFLNSPIGWTSEVVNKQKLTAYGLQDDYTNFRSGSGAALDAEISSSIRRGKPVLFYYWSPTPLLGKFKLVQLEEPPFDAEAWKTLTDADNPNPQPTRSLASKLSIGVSTPFQKQNPQIAEFFSKVDFPIEPLNKALADMSDKHTAPREAAVAFMKAHPDVWQAWLPKDVADKVAADLK
- a CDS encoding DUF2789 domain-containing protein gives rise to the protein MELPTELNLTTLFDQLGLPSDEASINDFVEAHPLDSETKLIDADFWTPQQAQLLKEWLRADGEEAPIVDELNVRLHRGK
- a CDS encoding methyl-accepting chemotaxis protein, whose amino-acid sequence is MTRDGSLVAALPAPMLLPKNRWIAPTLQSIALMLLLAGMAMAEWSLYIGMPLAVLIVWLPRLRSRSAPAAPVDSASALSALTRDLSYTTSHNALSAAGVAFSVKALASKLESQLDAAAQIVSNAEVMIATEQATSQLSRDALDAASQAHHSSAAGRSELLDSIARMQQLSQRANASRELIEALSVRSDDIQRVTLVIQSIASQTNLLALNAAIEAARAGEHGRGFAVVADEVRGLAARTAAATGEVGEMVADIQQRTAQVVAQIRELSSDLHTGVEQVEHTGQHLENIARLAAGVETQVSEIACGAQTNREQLDALFNAIEQMRSDLAISDQQTRRLADAAVQMEGQAETISERLAEVGLDDYHQRIYDLAREGASQIAARFEADVEQGRISLDDLFDRSYEPIPGTEPAKFQTRFDRYTDQVLPAIQEPLLARHEGLVFAIACTQQGYVPTHNQAFSQPLTGDVQVDTVNNRTKRKFTDRTGIRCGSHQQPVLLQTYTRDTGELMHDLSVPILINGRHWGGLRLGYKPENPR
- a CDS encoding TraR/DksA family transcriptional regulator, encoding MTKDKLLAMPADDYMNAEQHAFFTELLQNMKVETHERIEQNRIAIESLDTPADPADAASVEEERTWLVNAIDRDQRMLPQLEQALERIKDDSFGWCDDSGEAIGLKRLLISPTTKYCIEAQERHEQIDKHQRQA